One genomic window of Roseateles sp. DAIF2 includes the following:
- the flgG gene encoding flagellar basal-body rod protein FlgG: protein MNPAMWISKTGVQAQDAKLQAIANNLANVNTVGFKRDRVMFEDLFYQVERQPGAQGEDGAAAPAGVQLGNGTRLVGTQKVFTNGGMQTTGQNMDVAIVGQGFLQVEGPNGRPAYTRAGQLQVNAEGRLTNAQGLRIQPEITVPAGATLTISENGTVTATVNGTPNELGQLRLTNFTNPTGLLALGDNLYQETTASGAPTEGLPGAEGLGKIKQGALEGSNVQVVEEMVDMIAAQRTYEMNTKVLSAADSMLQYLSQAVR from the coding sequence ATGAATCCAGCAATGTGGATCAGCAAGACCGGTGTGCAGGCGCAGGACGCCAAGCTGCAGGCCATCGCCAACAACCTGGCCAACGTCAACACGGTCGGCTTCAAGCGCGACCGCGTGATGTTCGAGGACCTGTTCTACCAGGTCGAGCGCCAGCCCGGCGCGCAGGGCGAGGATGGCGCCGCGGCGCCCGCCGGCGTGCAGCTGGGCAACGGCACGCGCCTGGTCGGCACCCAGAAGGTGTTCACCAACGGCGGCATGCAGACCACCGGCCAGAACATGGACGTGGCGATCGTCGGCCAGGGCTTTCTGCAGGTCGAGGGCCCGAACGGCCGTCCGGCCTACACCCGTGCCGGCCAGCTGCAGGTCAACGCCGAAGGCCGCCTGACCAATGCCCAGGGCCTGCGCATCCAGCCCGAGATCACGGTGCCGGCCGGCGCCACCCTGACGATCTCCGAGAACGGCACCGTCACCGCCACCGTCAACGGCACGCCCAACGAGCTGGGCCAGCTGCGCCTGACCAATTTCACCAACCCCACCGGCCTGCTGGCCCTGGGCGACAACCTGTACCAGGAAACCACCGCCAGCGGCGCCCCGACCGAGGGCCTGCCGGGCGCCGAGGGCCTGGGCAAGATCAAGCAGGGCGCGCTGGAAGGCTCGAACGTGCAGGTGGTCGAGGAGATGGTCGACATGATCGCGGCCCAGCGCACCTACGAGATGAACACCAAGGTGCTGTCGGCCGCCGACTCGATGCTGCAGTACCTCTCGCAAGCGGTGAGGTAA
- a CDS encoding flagellar basal body rod protein FlgF has protein sequence MDALIYTVMSGAERVLRAQQVHANNLANVETAGFRANIEQSTAQQVEGHGYAARHLNQLSSDTVSGKEGTQRETGRELDVAVQGQGLFAIQFGQNGEAYTRGGNFTLDAEGNLLLGKHPVLGEGGPINLPPHSKVEITADGVISVQTPGAQELQAVDRLKLVKPEFAQLRKNELGLLVARDGQALAADATVKVGSGRLESSNVSAVEEMVATMSLARDFEIQMKLFKSADGMADAGNRLIRE, from the coding sequence ATGGACGCATTGATCTACACCGTGATGAGCGGCGCCGAGCGCGTGTTGCGCGCTCAGCAGGTGCATGCCAACAATCTGGCCAACGTCGAGACGGCCGGTTTTCGCGCCAATATCGAGCAGTCGACGGCCCAGCAGGTCGAGGGCCATGGCTATGCCGCGCGCCATCTGAACCAGCTCAGCAGCGACACCGTCAGCGGCAAGGAAGGCACGCAGCGCGAGACCGGCCGCGAGCTGGACGTCGCGGTCCAGGGCCAGGGCCTGTTCGCGATCCAGTTCGGCCAGAACGGCGAGGCCTACACCCGCGGCGGCAACTTCACGCTGGACGCCGAGGGCAACCTGCTGCTGGGCAAGCATCCGGTGCTGGGCGAGGGCGGCCCGATCAACCTGCCGCCGCACAGCAAGGTCGAGATCACCGCCGACGGCGTGATCTCCGTGCAGACGCCCGGCGCGCAGGAGCTGCAGGCGGTGGACCGGCTGAAGCTGGTCAAGCCCGAGTTCGCGCAGCTGCGCAAGAACGAGCTGGGCCTGCTGGTCGCGCGCGACGGCCAGGCGCTGGCGGCGGATGCGACCGTCAAGGTCGGCAGCGGCCGCCTTGAATCGAGCAATGTGTCCGCGGTGGAGGAGATGGTCGCGACCATGAGCCTGGCGCGCGACTTCGAGATCCAGATGAAGCTCTTCAAGTCCGCCGACGGCATGGCCGACGCGGGCAACCGTCTCATCCGCGAATGA